The sequence TGTCTGCCTAAACATGGCAGGTGAGAGCAGAGCTCCAGGTGTGCTCACCGAAGCCCAGGCAGTCGCAGACCGGTGTCTGTGTCAGCAGGACTGGCCCTTCGGTCTGGCACCGGACTTCCTCTGGAATGCAGCACAGCCCGACCCAGCTGGCGTTCACCGCATACATGATGTTGCTGGGAGCAACATCCGTGTGAATAACCCTGAGTGCGACAGCATTGAAAGGTACCTGAGgtgggaaaaagagagaaaagtgcTCATCAGCTCCTTATGGATTGAGTTTGAGTTCAGAGATAAGACCCTGCTGAACACACACCCTGCAAACTCCCACACCACACCTACACACAGGCACTACAGCAGGGCACACAAAGCAGCTTCTGCACCAACAACTGCACACGCAGGACACACAGCACACACCTGCCACACCAGCAACTGGACAGGAGCCTGGCTTCCAGACACCCTGAACACAGTCACTCTGCAGATTAGAGTGTTTGTCCCTCTTCTGAGAAACACATACAGTAGGAACAAAATTGCCCATCCATCCCAAAAAGCTCCTTTACCTGATATGGCACCAGGCTGTGCAGTGGGAGCACCGCCCCAATGTCCGggctctgcagctgccccaggtaTCCCAGGATGGACATGTCACGCAGGATGCCGCTGTGCACTCGCCTGAAAGAACAACCCCATGTCAAGGACGACGTGTGGTTCTGTTCAGCCCATTCAGGACCTCACAGAGCACTCAACAGCCTACTTACGCTTCACCTGCCACCCCCGCCCGAGGGAATTCCGGGTGGACATACAGCAGCTTGTGCTGTGGAGCTGACACATCCTCCCCTTCAGGGTACTGCCAGCTCTCCATGCTGCCCACTCCCAGCTGCTTGCACTTGGATTGCTGCTTGCCCTTGGTGTGCAGCCCAGCGCTGAAGTGGATGTGCTCAGGCGTCAGCGGAGGCATGGCCTTCCAGTCACACATGTCCATCTGAACAATGTGGCTGGGTGACAACAGCCGGATGATATCaatgaggagcagcagcccttCACCTTCAGGAGAACAGGAAACACACAACTGCTGTTACTACTACTTCAGCAGCGCTTGCTCAGGGTGGACACGGTGTGAACTGTTGTTCCACACGGTGCTGTGCCACCGTTACCTCCCTCCCACACCTCTCCAGAGCAGATTGACCCCATTTACCTTTCACCCAGCCCATGGTGTTGATGACTAGAGGCACTTCCTTCTTGTAGTAGCTGAACACGTACTTCACAACATCAAGGTACCTCTCTGTGTCCTGCTCACAGCTGGTCTGGCCATAATACACCATCTTACTGGGCATCTGCTGGTGAGTGAAGGGGGGACCTGGCAAAGAGAGCACCGAACATCCAGTGCCTTCCCCAAGTCAAACCACAACATTCCCATCCCTGAGCACCCACATGCCTCCTCTCCTGAAATAACCCACACTCTTCCCACCTGCTAGTTGTTCTTGCACAGCCTGCAAACAGGGGAAACTGGTTTGTCACTTGCAGGCTaggagttttgtttgtttcgGGTTAATATTAggtgtggttttttgtttgaaatCACTGCTCACACACTTGCAAATCTTTAAAGAACTGTCTATGACAAACTGGTTAAACCTCAAACCAGCCTGGCAATGTCCTTTTAGACAGTAACCCAAATCTGCATGACTACGAACTCCAGCAGTTTCCTGGACTCTGTTTTATCCACTCATCACAGCAGCCTCGATCTGTGCAGATCCACTTTGGATTTCTAAAGTTAGTTTCATCTATGGATACAGATTTTCCCAAGGAGACCTTTCACATGTGAAAGGCGGAACATTGATATACCTTAGCATGTACTACCACCTCTACATCATGTTTCTTTAAACCAAAAGAATAGCTCCGTGTTACTCAGGGAGCTTAAATGTCCTTATAAGAAAACTTAAGCAGCCCTTGGTTTCTTCTCCCCAGGAAACTCtgacagctgtggcagcaggttCCCCTGAAGCAGAGCCTCTGCCCAGAACACCCTGCTCATTTCAGAAACGGAACAGGTTTCTGTAACCGCAAAGTAGTGGAACACATACCCAGAACGGGCTCCGTGACGCTGCTCAGGGACACGCACCCGGGCGGAGTGAATTCTGTCTGGCCAATGTCACACTCCATGTACTCCACCACAGGAAGGCTGCAGAGAGAGACTGTGTGTTACCATCCACATGATTTGATCACAGCAGAAGAACAATCCGATTTTGTTTTAGGTTGCAAAGCTAAAATTCATGAATCTCTCCTTCCCTCAACCACGTTCACAGTGCATTTCTTAGCATTGTAAATCCTCTACTGAACCCAAAATGTTCGGTACCCAATGTGCTCACACACTCCAAGGCAGCAATTTAGAAGTCTTTCAATATAAATATTCAGGAAGCAACTATGCACCTATGAGTTCTGATGGCTCTTAGGAGAGACCTATCAaacatttgttcttttttccttctcttaaaTCTCATGTAGCACATAAAAGGCTTGCAGAACATGGAAGGACTCACTGATTCAGTAACAGGTTAATTAGGTATCTGTTGAATGTAGATTTCCCAGTGTTTTTTGGGCCACACACCAGCACCACAGGGATACCTTCATCTTCCGctagaaagaaaagcagagtgtGAACTGGACTGATGCTAGCATCACTGACCCACTCTAGGCAACACCTAAGCTCTAGATACACattcttcacaaagaaaaattcGACTCTCAAGCAGCATGTGCTGGCCAGGGATTTTTTTCAACTTTAACTCATGAAAAGCCTCatgaatttcctttttttccaggctACCAAAGCCACAGCATAGCCAAAGGCCTGCACTCACCACAGCAGGCCTGGATCAGCTCCTCCAGCGCCAGGCACATGCTCTCCGACACCAGCAGCCCGCAGTCGGGGCTGCACTTCACGATGCCCACAGATGCCAGGACCGCGTCCTCTGGCCTGAAGTTAGGCTCCTCCTTTTTCTAGGCGAGAGGGTGAGCACTCAGCACGGGCTGTGTGAGGCCGCGGCCGGCTCGGCACGGGCGGTGCGGGGACGGCGCGGGGTGCAGCGGGCACCGCGCCGCCTCACCTGGGGCTCGAAGAGCCGCGACAGCGGTGGGTGGCTCAGCAGGAACCGCGTCACCGGCGTGtccaggtgctccagcagcaccacggCGCAGTCGGGAGAGAACCGCGCCATCACCTTCACCCGCGCCGCTGAAAGAGGCGAGTGCCGCCATCACCCTCAGCCCCGCCAAATGGCCCCACCCGCGGCGCGGCGCCCCGCGCACAAAATGGCCGCTCCCCGCACCGCCCGTGAAATGGCGTCCGcccgcgcccccggcccgccccgcacTCACGGCGGCGGACGCGGTGCGAGCGCatggcggcgcgggcggcggcgcgcagctggcggagcgcggcggcgggcgggcgggcgccaGGCAGCGCCTCCAGGCTGAGCGCGCAGTGCGTGGCCGGCGAGAAAACCGGCAGTCCCGGGTGGTGAGAGGCCACGGCGAAGCCCAGCAGGCGGACGGCGCCGTAGAGGCAGCGCAGGCGGCACTTGCCGGTGAAGGTCAGCGCCTGCAGGACAGAGCGGGCGGTCaggcgcggcggggcgcggcgcggcc comes from Lonchura striata isolate bLonStr1 chromosome 24, bLonStr1.mat, whole genome shotgun sequence and encodes:
- the NOL9 gene encoding polynucleotide 5'-hydroxyl-kinase NOL9, yielding MPARRSRPRRAPARALARGSRAEAAWREFAASFTRIGMVPPAEPGLVAVEAAEGTAVLLLEPRQALTFTGKCRLRCLYGAVRLLGFAVASHHPGLPVFSPATHCALSLEALPGARPPAAALRQLRAAARAAMRSHRVRRPARVKVMARFSPDCAVVLLEHLDTPVTRFLLSHPPLSRLFEPQKKEEPNFRPEDAVLASVGIVKCSPDCGLLVSESMCLALEELIQACCAEDEGIPVVLVCGPKNTGKSTFNRYLINLLLNHLPVVEYMECDIGQTEFTPPGCVSLSSVTEPVLGPPFTHQQMPSKMVYYGQTSCEQDTERYLDVVKYVFSYYKKEVPLVINTMGWVKGEGLLLLIDIIRLLSPSHIVQMDMCDWKAMPPLTPEHIHFSAGLHTKGKQQSKCKQLGVGSMESWQYPEGEDVSAPQHKLLYVHPEFPRAGVAGEARVHSGILRDMSILGYLGQLQSPDIGAVLPLHSLVPYQVPFNAVALRVIHTDVAPSNIMYAVNASWVGLCCIPEEVRCQTEGPVLLTQTPVCDCLGFGIVRGVDMEKKLYHILTPVPPVNLRLVNCLLLGNISIPNCVLVGQQGIEGEIPYVTSDYNYSIMGSGKLRKKKQHLKRRQFPFECDYT